In Prinia subflava isolate CZ2003 ecotype Zambia chromosome 1, Cam_Psub_1.2, whole genome shotgun sequence, the DNA window GCTGAGCTTCTCAGTGTAATCCAGGATCTTCTCTTTTGCTTCATCAGCTTCTTTTTGGATCCTGATCAAAGACAATTATGTATCATTTTTAGCTCATGTAAATTTTAGTCTTCCCTGTGCAAGAAAGGGCTCCTTCACCCTGATAAACAGGTATTTTGAGGGAAAATTTTCTCAGTGTACATATTTTTAGAGTTAGATATAATCTCCCAAAAATTGTGCATTACTGAAAATGCACATATATCCATTATCTGGTGAACAGAGCTAGAAAGCAGCAATTTCTTGGATGCCTTGTTTATAGTAAAGCTTATGATGGCTACCAGCTAGGAATAATACAGATGATATCAGCACGAAGATATAAAAATACCTTAGCTTACTGGTTAACCTGTTAGAGTCTGTGTGAGCCTATGCCCCATGAAGATCTATTTCTGACTACCAGACTCCCATACCACACAGGCCCACATTGGATACCTTGAAAATACATCCTGAGTTAGATTATTAAAGCTGATAAAAAACCTGACAAAGACATGCAGTATGTGGGGCCATTAAGACAATTCCCTGAAACTTCatgaagaggagagaaaaaacaaactacCCAAAAGTACAAATTTTCCGTTCcttacaaaaaaatcccaataatgttttaattttgtgcTTAACTTTCAAGGTAAAAAGAGGTTATAAAAAAACTTTCATgaatttatatcaggtaaatTAACAATACAGTAAAAATTAAACCATGCATTCAGGTGTGCTGGATAATTTCCATGTTTCTCATCTGAAGTGTCAATCTGATATTCCTTGCCAGTGCCCATACACTATTTGTTCTATATAAACCCTGTGACATATGATAATTCATAAACCATGATGATTTTCAATATGCTTTGATTATTATCCCCTTGCTTGGCCTCCAAATTAAAAGCTTCTGTAAAGAAACCAAACTCTCACCTTTCCAAGAGTTCTCTAAGAGAAGTcacttcctcttccttctgcagccGAGCAGATTCTGATTCTGACAGCTGCTCCCTTGCTTCATCCAGCTGTCTACACAAACTCGTGTTTGCAGCCTAGTAAAATGAATTACTGTATTTCCTTACACATAAAAACAAGACTTTACCATGCATAGGACAATTACTAAGACAACTAacaatgttttaaaagaatCAGTTACAGCCAAATGACCAATTAAGATATTATTGTATAAGCAGGCAGTAATTAGTTGTATACTAGTGACTGATTACTTCTGTCACACTGAATAAGGGATACATGCTAAACTAAGACAGTGTTAAGCCTGTAATTCTTGTTAGTCCATGTCAGTCGAGTTTTTGCCTCCTTATCAAGAAAAATCTCTCAAAAATAATGGCAAAAGAATACACCCTGAAAGGTTTTTCACCACCTAAAAgcttcaaaagagaaaaattaaataggaGGAAAATGTTGTTTATTAAAGCCCATATGGAATATGAAGGACAATCAAAAACAACCCAACTTCTTTCACAGCAGGACTctccagagaagtctgccaaaCTTGGAGTCCTCAGGGAACTTGCCTAATTGCATCTAAAGGCAAGGGCACATCCACCAATCTTAACTTTCTTCTTTCCAGATTCCTACAACTCAGTACGACCCTTCTAACTCAAGTGATAAACTTATTGCataaattctgtttttttctggctgGGTTATTTCTCAGCCACATTAATTCTCTAACtcagtgccctgtgcagcctgcaAATAGATGGATCTACACATGTAGCTGTATGAGAATGCAGGGCCTAAGAAATACACAACTTAAACCCACACCCCCATTTAAGAAGAGAACACATAGCCAGGTCTTACATAAAACCCGACCAGCTTTCAAGGCAGGACAAATCCTAAGTGACATTGTGCTTTTCATAACCTCTGCTTCAGTGGCTGTCAGATGCCCAGTAATTTGTCTGCAGCACCTGTACTTATACAAGGGCATTCTCAGATTCATAGTCAGTCATCAGAAATGCTGCTTGCCTTCCCAGTTGTAACATTAATGCCTGCTGACACAAACACCTTGGGTTTTAATTCAGATTAAGCACCTACTTGTAACTCTGTAATCTCTTCCTCCACTGCATGCTGTTGTCGCTTCTGCTCCTCAAGTTGCTCTCTTACTTTCCCACACTCCTCACTGACAGCCTGGCAGAGAGATTGAGCTGTAGTTAATAATCCTCCAGCGGCCACCCCTGCACCTACAAAATTCCCAGCTGTGAATTATGAGTGCTCTTACTGCCATGCGTAGGATAAATGCAGTGCCAGTGCCTTGTGAAAGACAGCTAAAAAGACACTCAACTCTTGCAATCAAGCAAACTCAGTTTATGGCGGCACATTAACTGTGTTTTACTGTTACTTTGTATAGGCTGTTGCAATTCTCAACAAAAAGAAAGTCAAATCCGTGCAGTGGCATAAGCCTCTGAACAACCACCAATCTTAGACATTTTATCAGAATGGCAAAGCAAATACAATGAAGTCTTCAGCCTTTAGGTGTGCTCTTTCATATACAGGGCTGACTCATGCttttgtggaagaaaaactctGATCTTCCCAGCTGCTACCTTGAGCAGCTGAAAGTAAAAATACTCGAGGGAATTAAATGCAAAAGCAACTGGTCTCAGTTTAAGTTTCCTGTCATCAAAATCAGTTCTTAGAAGAAGCAGTGTTACAGGTATGAGGAACAGGTCTTGAAATGTTCctacaaaaaaaggaaacaaccaCAGCTGTGACCAGAGGGACAGCCAATGCCACCTTCATTGTGCCATTGTAAGAAATCATCACCCTCATGGTACTGACTTGCTTTTCTGCATCACCTGGCCTCTCCACTATAAATGTCCATAAAACTGAAGAGTTATTTTACCTCTGATAGGCTTAGGTCATGAGCACAGAGACATTTTCAGATTCCCAGGCTAAGGCTAGTTGCATGTTAGTCTCAGAGCCTGACCCACACAAACCTTAGGATTTCATGCAGTAATTGCTGCAGCAGATGGTaaagcagctccctcagctgtaataattacattaatttaCCTTGAATTTTGTCTGATAATTTAGAATCTCTGTGCTCATTTGAAATTTTATTGCAGACAGCTCTTCTTGGCTGGTCTCTTGGAAACTTTGTGCCTGTTTCTTTATTGTCTCCAGCTGCAATTGCAGACTTGGGACAGCTGCGGCACACATTTGAGCCTCCTCTAATTTCTCTTGCAGGCTCTTGTTCTCCTCTCTGAGATTAGAGATGTCAAGCTTCAGCTTCTCCTGTtgctctgctgcctgttctTCCAGTTCCTTGAACCTTTCTGTGGCCTGGGCCAACTGCTCTTCTGCATCCACCTTTTCAGAGGTCAAGGCACAAATCTGAATACCAAGTTCAGCCATATCGGTGTTGGTCCTGTGGAGGagatctttattttcttcattttccactCTAGCATTTTCCAAATACCGCTTAAGTTTAGACAGCTCTTCCTTTAGGTTTATCAAATCATTTTCTAGCTCAGCTTTTTGATGGGCTGTTCTCTCCTGttcttttttcagcttttcctcctgttctTTACATTGCATCAGTTCTTGCACATGATTTCTGTTGAGAGACTCACTCTGCTCTTTCAGCTGCTGGACAAGCGTCTTCTGCTCACTCAAGACAGTCTCAGTGACTGCCAGCTCGCCTCGCATCCTCTCTGTCTCATCAGTGGCCTGCTGAAGCTTGACTCGCAGATCGAGgacctctgcctgcagcctggaCACTTCACCTCGGCTGACCTCCAGCTGCTCTTCACTCATGCTCAGTCTGAAGGCCAGCTCCTTTGTCTCCTTCTCCAGGgatgctgcctgctgcagttgctgtttTTCCACTGATTCCTTTTCTGATGTGAGAGATTCTATAAGTTTTGTCTGATGAAGGCATGTCTTTTCAACACTGAGCTTTTCTATCTCAAGAGTCTCTGCTTTCTTCCTGTACCTTTCAGCTTCTGCTCTTAGCTGCTGACACTGGCTCTCCATGCCCTGCAGTTCTACTTCCTTCTCTGTGAGCTGTGACTGGAGACactctttgctttccttcaaGGTGTCCAAgcttttttccatttgtaaacTATGCTGTTTGGCACTCTTCAGCTGTGCTTCAAGTGAGGCATGAGACttcttggaggtctcttctcTTTGCTTCAGTTCTTCATATTCTGAGTGCAGagcctccagcctctcctctaGAACTTGGCTTTGCCTCCTGGCATTTTGCAAGTCTTCATCCAGCTGTTGGTTCTCACCTCGGAgcttcttctctttttcatcAACTGACACCAGGGCATCATCTATCTCACTCTGAAGTTGTTTCTCAGAGGCTCTCAACCTGGCTATGTCACCTTCTAGGGAGGCTTTAGAAGCTTCCAGatttttcagcttctcttcCATCTTCTTCCTAGACTGCTGCAAATTCTCAttctctgctttcagtttcCTGCTCTCCTCATCCAATTCACTCACTGCAGAGTTTTGCTGCTCCATCTGCTCTTCCAGCTCCTTGACTTTCTGTCCAAGATGCTCCTTCTCAGACATGAGTTTCCGGTTTTGCTCCTGAAGGCTACACATAGTCTGACTCACCTTTGTTAAGCGACCCTCCTGTAGTTCAAGTTGCTCTGCTTGCGACTGGGATTCCTTCTTCAGTGCTCCTTCCCTCCTAGCATACTCCTCctcaattttctctttttccttcctggcttcctcaagatttttttccagtgaaccCACCTGAGCCAGCGACCCCATTACCTGGGTCTGGAGCTCAGccatctcctttcctttcagaGTCAGGGCCTTCTGAAGTGCATCCTTTTCTTTTGCCATGGTCTCCAGGCTCCCAATCAGCTTTTCACTCTCTTCTTTGGAGTTTGCAGTGAGGCTACTATATCTGGATTCCAGTTCCTTCTGCgcctgctccttcagcagcagctcctctcttgCTGCTTTCAGCTGAGATGCGTGTTCATCACTGAGTCTTTGCatatcttccttttccttttccatctccTGAAGCTTCTCTAACAGTGCCCGTATTTGTAGGGCAGAGTCATACTGGGCTGTGGCTTGCTGTCCCTTTTCGTCCAAGGCAGCATCAACTTTTGCAAGGAGGTTGAGGTTCTTCTGTTCTGTGGAACTCAGCTTGGCTTTGAGCTCATCAATGCAAAGATCCTTCACAGCAATCAAAACCCGAGAGGTCTCCAGCTCCTGATTTGAAACCTGCAATTTTGAGGCACAATCTTCCTTGCTGGTCAACAGCTGCTCCACCTTTGTTGAGtgttccttctgctgctctgctgcactcaGTTCCAGTGACTGTAGGCACTTCTGCAGGTCATGGACAGTGCTCTGAGTGGAGTGTGAGACCTCACACTGCTTCTGTAACTCTGTGATCATCTTTGTCAGCCGGGAGTTCTCCTCACTGTAGTTACTGCTCTTCTCCTTTTCTACCTGTACTTGTTCTTTTTGAAGGCTGACAGCTGCCTGGAGCTCCTGGTTTTCAATTTCTAGCTGGCGAATACGATCTTGAAgttctctctgcctcagctcAGCCTGGTCAAGTTCTAAACGCATCTCTTCGTAGCCCTCAAGGTGTTCAACATTTAGTGAGTTATTTACATCAGGGCTGGAAGGAAACTCTTGTGCCTAAAtaaacagaagggaaaagtcAGAAAGTTTAAGTAGCATTAAACATTCACTTAAATGGTGTGCTCAAATGAGAGCAAGTTCAGGTTCTTAATGTACAGTGACATTGTGTGTTGCCTTCATAGGACTACAAGATATCAGCTAGTAGGAAATGAGGCTTGTATGCTTTTTGCAGTTTAGATTATAAGACTCATAACCATCATAAAACTATTAATTTCTCTGGAACTGTGTCAACCAATGACCTATCATGACATATAAACATTTATTTGCAATTTGCTTACCTGCAAATAGTTGCTCACTAAACTGCTCATGCTGGAACTGCGACTTGGGGGCTTCCATAAATATGCTGAAGATCCAAGTGAGGACAGAGTCCTCCTGTTGATCACACAGAGAAACAATATCTAAGGTAAGTCTAAGCACATATATATGTGTCTTTCTACTTGTATATTTAAGATTTACCTAGTGGTAACTACCACATAAAAAAAGACATAACTGCACCTGCTGTCTCGGCCAGCAActtatttgattaaaaataagcCAGGGGATATCCAAGGCATCTATAGAAGGTGATGGGGCTGGTAGCTGTCACTTCCCTCATGCACAAGAACCAACACGGCCTTGCTCTAAGGAATTGTACTGCTGTGTGGTGGTGGCTCAATCAGATGGTGGCAGCAAAGGGCCCAGGAAACCCCCATTGCTACAAATGGATCTGGACCAGTCCTGGTAGATTTTGTGATCTCCCACTTGCAGGTGGGATCCCCGTGGCTGCAAGTGAAGCACACTGCTTGGCTGTACAGTCACTGCATGTCAGCTCTCGAAACAGAGGAAGCTAAGAAGATTTCTTTGTGTGCCTGTATAGATGAGGATAGTTTGGGATTTGGGCCTAAAGTGCAGCTACTGGAAGTGCCATATTACAGAGCATCATCTCTGATCGCTGGAGCTCAGTACACTGAAGGAGAAACAGGACAATCAGGTCATGGATTAATCACATGGAAAAAGTGTATACCTGCTCAAATGCAAATATTCCTACCCTCAAAAGCTTTTACAGATTCTTTAGCAAGTGTTTTATGTCCTTGTTAATACAAAATCACGATGTGGCTCCATCTTACCTGGCAAATGCTGGCCAAGCAGCATCTAAATCATAGCCTCTTGATGCCAAGTCAAACTGAACATCAGTGAGCTCATAGAGTTGAGCCACAATGTCAGAACTCATTTTGGAATTCAGAAATGGACTTCTTGCATAGTACCAGTcacttgaaaacaaacaaaagagaattaATACTCATTCATAAGCAAAAGCGAAGCAGCAGTTTCTCTTACAAAAAAAACTTCATCATTATTCACTCCACCTCAGAAAAACTATGATACAGTATTCTAAACACAAATGAAGACAACCAAACAATATCCCATCCCTTCAATGTCaatgaaattaaacaaatttaattaattccacataaatatctttaaaagaGTCCctgcacaaaatattttttgttctaGTGCTTGGGCAAATCACTGACAATACAAAATATTTGCTATACACTGGATAATCACCAGTAAATCACCTAAAGCACACATTTAGTAAGTCAAAAATGAGGAACAGAAAGCAGCACCCAGAGTTAAACACATTGTGAAAATAGCTGGCTTTTTCTTAAAGCCCTAGCAGTTACCCTCCAACCAAATACAAACTATCTTTGGAATTTCTTGGCCAAGGGCAAATTGTTCCTTTGTGTGACCATCCACAGATACATGGAAATGCTTTCTGGGGCTTTGTGCGACACATCCAAATGAATCCTCTCTCATGATGAATAGCCCATCAAACCCAGGATCTTCAATACTTATAAATACATCACCTTAGAAACTGACTACAGAAGCATCAGCACAACCCACTCCACATATATTAAGCTGTAATAACTTTCAATCTTTACAAGCCCAAGATAGGTAAGAACAGTGACCCAGGCCACTGATCCCTCATATCCCTATTACCAGCTCTCTAAGCCAAACATTTGGAAGCATTTCAATGTCTTTCAATAGCTGTTAGGTGATGTTGCTTGATCACACTGAGAAAACACCCATTAGTTAAAAAAGTTCTATTCACCTGGTCACTTTAGTGTTCATAAAACATTGCTGCAAGGTGTCTGCTAGCCTTTGGTGAACCAGGGAATAACGAAGAAATGCTCTTCCTTTTCCAAGAGAGGTTCGTAGCTGGAAGGGAGAAaccacaagaaaagaaagttaaatataatttctgatCATGTAGAGGCATGGCCAGAATACCCtacaaagcaacacaaaaatactcaaaatatGCCACTGTAAAGGAAGCTAGTAAGAACTGCCACTGAGAAACACCTTTTCCTAAGTCTGTCATTGGGTGGAATCTTTTCAGAATGATGAATTTGTTTCTACAGCTGGCTATTATCCACTTCATAATAATATAAAAGGCACCACAGGACCAGTGAATCATCTAATACATTGAGTACCTGAGCACAGACTATCCTAAGGGCAATTCAAAATACAAGACAAATCTCACTGTGCCCAGCAAAGGCAGAAGTGGCTTAAGATACTCAAGATGCGTATGGCCACAGCTGGAAGAGCTTTAGGACAGATTTAGTCATAGAACAAAGATGtacatatatacaaatatacatCCCCATGGACACAGTAACCCCAGACAATGCAAGAAGCCTTTCTTAATACTTAGCCATTAAGTTGATTAAAATCTAATTCTTTCTTCAGACCAAGAACAGCTGCATCACCAAAATTAATGGATCTTTTTTTGAAGACAGCTGTTAAATCAACGTAAGGAGGATCACAAAGCTCAGTACTGAATTTTTTTATAGCTATTGACTTGAAAAAATGatactttatttttacatctgaagcattttctgtctcctgcaAAATAATGAAACACTGAATAGTtgtatttcatttcttctttccatcAAAGTCAGTAATCAATTTAGGTATGGAAAAGGAGTGTGATGAAAGAATTTCTCACCTAACTGCTCATTCAACTAACAAAGCAAATACCTTTATGATTTAAAATAGAAGTCAAGACAAATATTAGAGAGGCTGAGGCACAAGTTAGTAGGTTACTGTAAACTTTGCTTGCAAGGTTATTGTGAAAGAAGGCTCAAAGGCCATACAAGCTTTCTTTCCTGATGATCAGTATCCCACTGTGGTCAAGTGAGAGCAATACCCTCAGCTTCCCTGTTTTTGCTGTTACTGGGCTTCTGCTCTGAAGTAACACAGTTTCTTCATTTAGCGGTGTAACACACTACACACAAAAATGTTCCTTATAAATGGAACCTGAATGAAATgtaaagcaaagaaagcaacactttttactgatttttgttttgaattctaCAGGATACAAAGTGTAAAAACCATGGCCCCTAAGCACTAAGTATCCCAGAAACAGCAAATTTAATTTACCACATGGTTTTCACCCTCATTCACCCTGCAGATATCTGAACATTTCTTCAGGGAGATGCTATCCCTACTCTGTCCACAGAAGCTTACAAGTGTTTTTTCCTAACTAGGCATATTTAGTGAGTCTCTTAAGAACCGTCAAACAAACCTCCAAACCCTGGAAGCCACAGAATTAACCCTATCCTTACTCCCATTGGATTATCAATGTAAATTGTGATACTTT includes these proteins:
- the FYCO1 gene encoding FYVE and coiled-coil domain-containing protein 1 isoform X1 is translated as MAATSGESQLQRIIRDLQDAVTELSKEFKEGGEPITDDSVNLQKFSYKLEYLLQFDQKEKSTLLGNRKDYWDYFCDCLAKIKGANDGIRFVKSITELRTSLGKGRAFLRYSLVHQRLADTLQQCFMNTKVTSDWYYARSPFLNSKMSSDIVAQLYELTDVQFDLASRGYDLDAAWPAFARRTLSSLGSSAYLWKPPSRSSSMSSLVSNYLQAQEFPSSPDVNNSLNVEHLEGYEEMRLELDQAELRQRELQDRIRQLEIENQELQAAVSLQKEQVQVEKEKSSNYSEENSRLTKMITELQKQCEVSHSTQSTVHDLQKCLQSLELSAAEQQKEHSTKVEQLLTSKEDCASKLQVSNQELETSRVLIAVKDLCIDELKAKLSSTEQKNLNLLAKVDAALDEKGQQATAQYDSALQIRALLEKLQEMEKEKEDMQRLSDEHASQLKAAREELLLKEQAQKELESRYSSLTANSKEESEKLIGSLETMAKEKDALQKALTLKGKEMAELQTQVMGSLAQVGSLEKNLEEARKEKEKIEEEYARREGALKKESQSQAEQLELQEGRLTKVSQTMCSLQEQNRKLMSEKEHLGQKVKELEEQMEQQNSAVSELDEESRKLKAENENLQQSRKKMEEKLKNLEASKASLEGDIARLRASEKQLQSEIDDALVSVDEKEKKLRGENQQLDEDLQNARRQSQVLEERLEALHSEYEELKQREETSKKSHASLEAQLKSAKQHSLQMEKSLDTLKESKECLQSQLTEKEVELQGMESQCQQLRAEAERYRKKAETLEIEKLSVEKTCLHQTKLIESLTSEKESVEKQQLQQAASLEKETKELAFRLSMSEEQLEVSRGEVSRLQAEVLDLRVKLQQATDETERMRGELAVTETVLSEQKTLVQQLKEQSESLNRNHVQELMQCKEQEEKLKKEQERTAHQKAELENDLINLKEELSKLKRYLENARVENEENKDLLHRTNTDMAELGIQICALTSEKVDAEEQLAQATERFKELEEQAAEQQEKLKLDISNLREENKSLQEKLEEAQMCAAAVPSLQLQLETIKKQAQSFQETSQEELSAIKFQMSTEILNYQTKFKAVSEECGKVREQLEEQKRQQHAVEEEITELQAANTSLCRQLDEAREQLSESESARLQKEEEVTSLRELLERIQKEADEAKEKILDYTEKLSKVAADKDSSDQKLFAELDDLTRTKQFLEERLIELIRDKDALWQKSDALEFQQKLSAEQRWQGDTEVNHCLDCQREFSWMVRRHHCRMCGRIFCYYCCNNYMVTKLGGKKERCCRACFNKPRVIVDSTDDSGSSANQEGSPASLESPVSPSERAFVASEASKAPDDAAFDIITDEELCQVQESDSLHNESQMERDSLDQSVTDLCVCWAKQLLGALYSLQSPFQVSAFPSIRNSTGNSSTFDESEDWQVAQDAEICLLKSGEMMMKLPLTVEEIMNFGESNRELFIKSSTYSIIPITVTEMGLTISWIFSSEPKSISFSVVFQESEDTPLDQCKVLIPMTRCNSHKETIRGQVKVRNAGIYTLIFDNTFSRFISKRVFYHLAVERPVIYDGSDFP
- the FYCO1 gene encoding FYVE and coiled-coil domain-containing protein 1 isoform X3, yielding MAATSGESQLQRIIRDLQDAVTELSKEFKEGGEPITDDSVNLQKFSYKLEYLLQFDQKEKSTLLGNRKDYWDYFCDCLAKIKGANDGIRFVKSITELRTSLGKGRAFLRYSLVHQRLADTLQQCFMNTKVTSDWYYARSPFLNSKMSSDIVAQLYELTDVQFDLASRGYDLDAAWPAFARRTLSSLGSSAYLWKPPSRSSSMSSLVSNYLQAQEFPSSPDVNNSLNVEHLEGYEEMRLELDQAELRQRELQDRIRQLEIENQELQAAVSLQKEQVQVEKEKSSNYSEENSRLTKMITELQKQCEVSHSTQSTVHDLQKCLQSLELSAAEQQKEHSTKVEQLLTSKEDCASKLQVSNQELETSRVLIAVKDLCIDELKAKLSSTEQKNLNLLAKVDAALDEKGQQATAQYDSALQIRALLEKLQEMEKEKEDMQRLSDEHASQLKAAREELLLKEQAQKELESRYSSLTANSKEESEKLIGSLETMAKEKDALQKALTLKGKEMAELQTQAVSEECGKVREQLEEQKRQQHAVEEEITELQAANTSLCRQLDEAREQLSESESARLQKEEEVTSLRELLERIQKEADEAKEKILDYTEKLSKVAADKDSSDQKLFAELDDLTRTKQFLEERLIELIRDKDALWQKSDALEFQQKLSAEQRWQGDTEVNHCLDCQREFSWMVRRHHCRMCGRIFCYYCCNNYMVTKLGGKKERCCRACFNKPRVIVDSTDDSGSSANQEGSPASLESPVSPSERAFVASEASKAPDDAAFDIITDEELCQVQESDSLHNESQMERDSLDQSVTDLNSTGNSSTFDESEDWQVAQDAEICLLKSGEMMMKLPLTVEEIMNFGESNRELFIKSSTYSIIPITVTEMGLTISWIFSSEPKSISFSVVFQESEDTPLDQCKVLIPMTRCNSHKETIRGQVKVRNAGIYTLIFDNTFSRFISKRVFYHLAVERPVIYDGSDFP
- the FYCO1 gene encoding FYVE and coiled-coil domain-containing protein 1 isoform X2 → MAATSGESQLQRIIRDLQDAVTELSKEFKEGGEPITDDSVNLQKFSYKLEYLLQFDQKEKSTLLGNRKDYWDYFCDCLAKIKGANDGIRFVKSITELRTSLGKGRAFLRYSLVHQRLADTLQQCFMNTKVTSDWYYARSPFLNSKMSSDIVAQLYELTDVQFDLASRGYDLDAAWPAFARRTLSSLGSSAYLWKPPSRSSSMSSLVSNYLQAQEFPSSPDVNNSLNVEHLEGYEEMRLELDQAELRQRELQDRIRQLEIENQELQAAVSLQKEQVQVEKEKSSNYSEENSRLTKMITELQKQCEVSHSTQSTVHDLQKCLQSLELSAAEQQKEHSTKVEQLLTSKEDCASKLQVSNQELETSRVLIAVKDLCIDELKAKLSSTEQKNLNLLAKVDAALDEKGQQATAQYDSALQIRALLEKLQEMEKEKEDMQRLSDEHASQLKAAREELLLKEQAQKELESRYSSLTANSKEESEKLIGSLETMAKEKDALQKALTLKGKEMAELQTQVMGSLAQVGSLEKNLEEARKEKEKIEEEYARREGALKKESQSQAEQLELQEGRLTKVSQTMCSLQEQNRKLMSEKEHLGQKVKELEEQMEQQNSAVSELDEESRKLKAENENLQQSRKKMEEKLKNLEASKASLEGDIARLRASEKQLQSEIDDALVSVDEKEKKLRGENQQLDEDLQNARRQSQVLEERLEALHSEYEELKQREETSKKSHASLEAQLKSAKQHSLQMEKSLDTLKESKECLQSQLTEKEVELQGMESQCQQLRAEAERYRKKAETLEIEKLSVEKTCLHQTKLIESLTSEKESVEKQQLQQAASLEKETKELAFRLSMSEEQLEVSRGEVSRLQAEVLDLRVKLQQATDETERMRGELAVTETVLSEQKTLVQQLKEQSESLNRNHVQELMQCKEQEEKLKKEQERTAHQKAELENDLINLKEELSKLKRYLENARVENEENKDLLHRTNTDMAELGIQICALTSEKVDAEEQLAQATERFKELEEQAAEQQEKLKLDISNLREENKSLQEKLEEAQMCAAAVPSLQLQLETIKKQAQSFQETSQEELSAIKFQMSTEILNYQTKFKAVSEECGKVREQLEEQKRQQHAVEEEITELQAANTSLCRQLDEAREQLSESESARLQKEEEVTSLRELLERIQKEADEAKEKILDYTEKLSKVAADKDSSDQKLFAELDDLTRTKQFLEERLIELIRDKDALWQKSDALEFQQKLSAEQRWQGDTEVNHCLDCQREFSWMVRRHHCRMCGRIFCYYCCNNYMVTKLGGKKERCCRACFNKPRVIVDSTDDSGSSANQEGSPASLESPVSPSERAFVASEASKAPDDAAFDIITDEELCQVQESDSLHNESQMERDSLDQSVTDLNSTGNSSTFDESEDWQVAQDAEICLLKSGEMMMKLPLTVEEIMNFGESNRELFIKSSTYSIIPITVTEMGLTISWIFSSEPKSISFSVVFQESEDTPLDQCKVLIPMTRCNSHKETIRGQVKVRNAGIYTLIFDNTFSRFISKRVFYHLAVERPVIYDGSDFP